The following coding sequences lie in one Jonesia denitrificans DSM 20603 genomic window:
- the argJ gene encoding bifunctional glutamate N-acetyltransferase/amino-acid acetyltransferase ArgJ, giving the protein MSVTHPKGFVAAGVAAGLKTSGNKDVALVVNTGPRDTAAAVFTSNRIQAAPITWSKQAIADGQVRAVVLNSGGANACTGPEGFADTHHTAEHVAKLLGTSSGDVLVCSTGLIGERLNMPALTAGITDAATHLSDTGGPDAAHAIMTTDSVAKMATHNAHGWSVGGMAKGAGMLAPALATMLCVITTDADIAPETAQRALAQATSTTFDRIDSDGCMSTNDTVILLASGASGITPTEAEFTTAITAVAKDLSRALINDAEGASHDIAVTVTHATSEDAALAVARSITRSNLVKTAIFGNDPNWGRVLASLGTVPTHVAPYEPDAIDVTINGVTVCRNGGVGDDRTLVNLAAHRDVHIVVNLNAGDHPPVTVWTNDLTHDYVHENSAYST; this is encoded by the coding sequence ATGAGCGTGACCCACCCCAAAGGCTTTGTCGCCGCAGGTGTCGCTGCTGGACTGAAAACAAGTGGTAACAAGGATGTGGCACTCGTCGTCAACACCGGCCCCCGTGACACAGCCGCAGCCGTCTTTACCAGTAACCGCATCCAAGCTGCCCCGATCACGTGGAGTAAACAAGCAATCGCCGACGGACAAGTACGCGCCGTTGTCCTCAACTCAGGGGGCGCGAACGCATGCACCGGCCCTGAAGGGTTTGCTGACACTCACCACACCGCTGAACACGTAGCGAAACTACTGGGGACCTCATCTGGAGATGTTCTTGTCTGCTCCACCGGGCTGATCGGTGAACGACTCAACATGCCTGCGCTCACTGCCGGGATCACCGACGCCGCCACCCACCTCAGCGACACAGGCGGCCCCGATGCGGCTCATGCCATCATGACCACAGACTCCGTGGCCAAAATGGCCACCCACAACGCCCACGGATGGTCAGTGGGTGGCATGGCAAAAGGGGCCGGGATGCTCGCCCCCGCACTAGCCACAATGCTCTGCGTGATCACCACCGACGCTGACATCGCCCCAGAAACAGCGCAACGGGCCCTCGCCCAAGCCACCTCCACCACGTTTGACCGGATCGACTCTGACGGCTGTATGTCGACGAACGACACGGTCATCCTGCTCGCCTCCGGTGCATCGGGTATCACACCCACAGAAGCTGAGTTCACCACCGCGATCACCGCAGTTGCCAAAGACCTCTCCAGAGCCCTCATCAACGATGCTGAAGGGGCCAGTCATGACATCGCTGTCACCGTCACTCACGCCACCAGCGAAGACGCAGCGCTCGCAGTCGCCCGATCCATCACCCGCTCCAACCTCGTCAAAACTGCGATCTTTGGCAACGACCCCAACTGGGGTCGTGTCCTCGCCTCATTAGGAACGGTTCCCACACATGTTGCTCCCTACGAACCCGATGCCATCGACGTCACCATCAACGGCGTGACCGTCTGTCGCAACGGGGGAGTCGGGGACGACCGAACCCTGGTCAACCTTGCCGCCCACCGCGATGTGCACATCGTTGTCAACCTCAACGCAGGAGATCATCCGCCCGTCACCGTGTGGACCAACGATCTCACCCACGATTACGTCCACGAGAACAGCGCCTACTCAACATGA
- the argC gene encoding N-acetyl-gamma-glutamyl-phosphate reductase yields the protein MHMTVTVAVAGASGYAGGEFLRLAQGHPHLELGALTAHTQAGLPLGAVHPHIPALAHRTLLATTIDNLAHHDVVVLALPHGASAEIAAQLPATTLVIDLGADHRLTDPHEWEHYYGSSHAGTWPYGMPELIRAHGPAQRQLLGDTRRIAVPGCNVTAVTLATQPFVASPHIDTTALTAVLAVGYSGAGKTLKPHLLAAEALGSAQPYAVGGSHRHIPEIVQNLSIAGAENVAISFTPVLVPMSRGILATVTAPPAPGVTPATDELHAHLTATYAHEPFVDVLPPGVWPSTAATTGANTAYVNVTYDQRANRIVMMCALDNLVKGTAGAAIQSLNIAQGLTEQAGLTTTGVAP from the coding sequence ATGCACATGACGGTGACTGTAGCTGTAGCTGGTGCAAGTGGATATGCCGGAGGAGAGTTCCTTCGGCTCGCTCAAGGACACCCACACCTTGAACTCGGTGCGTTAACCGCGCACACCCAAGCAGGCCTGCCACTGGGGGCAGTACATCCGCACATTCCCGCCCTTGCACACCGCACACTGCTTGCAACCACCATCGACAATTTGGCACATCACGACGTAGTGGTTTTGGCTTTGCCCCATGGGGCCAGCGCTGAGATTGCCGCGCAGTTACCCGCGACGACACTCGTCATTGATCTCGGCGCCGACCACCGTCTCACTGACCCTCATGAATGGGAACATTATTACGGTTCTTCCCACGCGGGAACATGGCCCTACGGAATGCCCGAACTCATCCGCGCACACGGACCCGCTCAACGCCAACTCCTTGGTGACACGCGGCGGATTGCGGTGCCCGGATGCAACGTGACCGCCGTGACTCTTGCAACTCAACCATTCGTCGCATCGCCACACATTGATACCACTGCCCTCACCGCAGTCTTGGCGGTCGGGTACTCAGGGGCGGGGAAAACCCTGAAACCACACCTTCTTGCCGCAGAAGCCCTCGGAAGCGCCCAACCCTACGCGGTCGGTGGAAGCCACCGGCACATCCCAGAAATCGTGCAGAATCTCAGTATCGCCGGGGCTGAGAACGTTGCTATCTCCTTCACCCCCGTGCTCGTCCCGATGAGCCGCGGCATCCTCGCTACCGTGACCGCACCACCTGCACCAGGTGTTACGCCCGCCACAGACGAACTCCACGCCCACCTCACAGCCACCTACGCGCACGAACCATTCGTTGACGTTCTCCCACCCGGCGTGTGGCCTAGCACCGCCGCCACAACTGGGGCAAATACCGCCTACGTCAACGTGACGTACGACCAACGAGCCAACCGAATCGTGATGATGTGCGCGCTGGACAACCTCGTCAAAGGCACCGCTGGTGCAGCGATCCAATCACTCAACATCGCCCAAGGCCTTACTGAACAGGCTGGTCTTACCACAACAGGAGTAGCCCCATGA